In Cupriavidus basilensis, the following proteins share a genomic window:
- a CDS encoding tripartite tricarboxylate transporter substrate binding protein, translated as MHAVRNPWRVAGAAIVLGCATLVQAQSAPTYPTRPVTLIVPYAPGGTTDVVVRQFAVALQRSLGQTVVVDNKPGVAGTMGALALRQAKPDGYTLSMMPVTVFRQPFIQKTAFDPARDFTYLSRITGYTFGVVVPANSPWKNWGDFLRDARARPGTVSYGSPGQYSSPHITMIELVTRENLTVNHVPFKGDADCLNSLMGNHVQLCAAGSAAGTLVDAGKLRWLNLWTAQRSPRWPDAPTLRELGYDIVSNSPYGVAGPKGMDPKVVSILEAALRRAAQDPQHLAALKQQDQDLMYLDSAGYTRFALQQIAQEKALVERLGIKPD; from the coding sequence ATGCATGCAGTCCGCAACCCATGGCGCGTAGCTGGCGCCGCTATCGTGCTAGGTTGCGCCACGCTTGTCCAGGCGCAGTCCGCTCCCACCTATCCCACCCGCCCGGTCACGCTGATCGTGCCCTATGCGCCGGGCGGCACCACCGACGTGGTAGTCCGTCAGTTTGCCGTGGCCTTGCAGAGGTCCCTTGGCCAGACCGTGGTGGTGGACAACAAGCCGGGCGTGGCCGGCACCATGGGCGCGCTTGCCCTGCGGCAAGCGAAACCCGATGGCTACACGCTGTCGATGATGCCGGTCACCGTATTCCGCCAGCCCTTCATCCAGAAGACCGCCTTTGACCCGGCGCGTGATTTCACCTACCTCTCGCGCATTACTGGCTATACCTTTGGCGTAGTGGTGCCGGCCAATTCCCCGTGGAAGAACTGGGGCGATTTCCTGCGCGACGCGCGCGCCCGGCCTGGCACCGTAAGCTACGGCTCGCCGGGCCAGTACAGCTCGCCGCACATCACCATGATCGAGCTGGTGACCAGGGAGAACCTCACCGTCAACCACGTGCCCTTCAAGGGCGATGCCGACTGCCTGAACTCGCTGATGGGCAACCATGTGCAGCTCTGCGCCGCCGGCAGCGCGGCCGGCACGCTGGTCGATGCGGGCAAGTTGCGCTGGCTGAATCTGTGGACGGCGCAGCGCTCGCCGCGCTGGCCCGACGCGCCCACGCTGCGCGAGCTCGGCTATGACATCGTCTCGAACTCGCCCTACGGCGTGGCCGGGCCAAAGGGCATGGACCCCAAGGTGGTCAGCATCCTGGAGGCTGCGCTGCGGCGCGCCGCGCAAGACCCCCAGCATCTGGCCGCGCTCAAGCAGCAGGACCAGGACCTGATGTACCTGGACAGCGCCGGCTACACCCGCTTTGCCCTGCAGCAGATCGCGCAGGAGAAGGCGCTGGTGGAGCGGCTGGGCATCAAGCCGGATTGA
- a CDS encoding class I adenylate-forming enzyme family protein, producing MSSFRPEFIHDIPRHWAEQSPHAPCLHEASGVLSYGTLWQRITATRDWLAAQGVGQGDRVMVVGENCAEMVVMLFACSALHAWPIQVNARLSPREIDGIRAHAQPLLTFFTGHVSDVAAAHARRLGAQPTDCVALDPGLASLRAAEAPPRVSAAEARDVATLIYTSGTTGAPKGVMVPHAGLTIFARISATSRHLGPDDIAYGALPLSHIFGIATVLMATLYAGASLVMRPRFDAADVFAALESPGVTMLQGVPTMFTRIMAVARESSLESGAAAFPRLRYLYTGGAPLDPTLKRDTEAWFGQPLHHGYGITEYAGSLFITRMDAPRADCSAGYIVEGVEINITNEQGEPMPAGERGQIRVRGPGVMRGYFRNAEQTAEALLPGGWLNTGDLGLLGEDGALFIVGRSKDLIIRSGFNVYPIEVESVINAFPGVRQSAVVGRAAADGNEEVVAFIETQPGAKLDTAALEAYLRESLAPYKRPAQIRVIETIPTTASGKLLKQPLRAMLDGTAVAA from the coding sequence ATGTCCTCTTTCCGCCCCGAGTTCATCCACGACATCCCCCGGCACTGGGCCGAGCAATCGCCCCATGCGCCTTGCCTGCATGAGGCCAGCGGGGTGCTTAGCTACGGCACGCTGTGGCAGCGCATCACCGCCACGCGCGACTGGCTTGCCGCGCAGGGCGTGGGGCAGGGCGACCGCGTGATGGTGGTGGGCGAGAACTGCGCCGAGATGGTGGTGATGCTGTTTGCCTGCAGTGCGCTGCACGCGTGGCCGATCCAGGTCAACGCACGGCTCTCGCCGCGCGAGATCGATGGCATCCGCGCGCATGCGCAGCCGTTGTTGACGTTCTTTACCGGTCATGTCTCCGATGTGGCGGCGGCGCATGCCAGGCGGCTCGGCGCACAGCCCACCGATTGCGTGGCGCTCGATCCCGGCCTCGCCAGCCTGCGTGCCGCGGAGGCGCCGCCGCGCGTGAGCGCCGCCGAGGCGCGAGACGTGGCCACGCTGATCTATACCTCCGGCACCACCGGCGCGCCCAAGGGCGTGATGGTGCCGCACGCCGGCCTGACCATCTTCGCGCGGATCTCGGCGACCTCGCGCCATCTCGGTCCCGACGACATTGCCTACGGCGCGCTGCCGCTGTCGCATATCTTCGGCATCGCCACCGTGCTGATGGCCACGCTGTACGCGGGCGCCAGCCTGGTGATGCGCCCGCGCTTCGATGCGGCGGACGTGTTCGCCGCGCTGGAGTCCCCCGGCGTCACCATGCTGCAAGGCGTGCCCACCATGTTCACGCGCATCATGGCGGTGGCGCGGGAGTCGTCGCTGGAGAGCGGCGCCGCTGCGTTTCCCCGCCTGCGTTATCTCTATACCGGCGGCGCGCCGCTGGACCCGACCCTCAAGCGCGACACCGAGGCATGGTTCGGCCAGCCGCTGCATCACGGCTACGGCATCACCGAATATGCCGGTTCGCTGTTCATCACCCGCATGGACGCGCCGCGCGCCGATTGCTCCGCCGGCTACATCGTCGAAGGCGTGGAGATCAACATCACCAACGAACAGGGCGAGCCGATGCCCGCGGGCGAACGCGGCCAGATCCGCGTGCGCGGACCCGGCGTGATGCGCGGCTATTTCCGCAACGCGGAGCAGACCGCCGAGGCGCTGCTGCCGGGCGGCTGGCTCAACACGGGCGATCTCGGCTTGCTTGGTGAAGACGGCGCACTGTTTATCGTGGGCCGCTCCAAGGACCTGATCATCCGCTCGGGGTTCAACGTCTACCCGATCGAGGTGGAATCCGTCATCAACGCCTTCCCCGGCGTGCGCCAGTCCGCCGTGGTCGGGCGCGCTGCCGCCGATGGCAACGAAGAAGTCGTGGCCTTTATCGAAACGCAGCCGGGCGCGAAGCTGGACACCGCCGCCCTGGAGGCCTACCTGCGGGAGAGCCTGGCGCCGTACAAGCGGCCCGCGCAGATCCGCGTGATCGAGACCATTCCCACCACCGCCAGCGGCAAGCTCTTGAAGCAGCCGCTGCGCGCCATGCTGGACGGCACCGCCGTAGCGGCATGA
- a CDS encoding Bug family tripartite tricarboxylate transporter substrate binding protein, with amino-acid sequence MKRWMMAGMLLALVQGAAMADNYPARPVKLIVGYAPGGPVDTAARIYADYLGRTLKQPVVVDNRAGASGAIAADLTAKATPDGYTLYFVASPTMTMTPLIQKSVNFNPTKDFTYIGLITDYTNVLLINKDFPAKDVTELVEYARKHPEGVSFGSAGVGASNHLSAELLAQMGGVKMLHVPYKGNSPAMADVIGGKVTFMFDITGTAIGHIQGGKVRALAVTSKTRNAALPTVPTMIESGMKNYDLTGWYALIGPQKLPADVVDKLVKAQKSIGDDPAFKQRMTQGGYDLDITGPKPLGERIQRELKLWGGVVKTANIQVD; translated from the coding sequence ATGAAACGATGGATGATGGCCGGCATGCTGCTGGCCTTGGTGCAAGGCGCCGCAATGGCGGACAACTATCCGGCGCGCCCGGTGAAGCTGATCGTGGGCTATGCCCCGGGCGGCCCGGTCGATACGGCCGCGCGCATCTACGCCGACTACCTGGGCCGCACGCTCAAGCAGCCGGTGGTGGTGGACAACCGCGCCGGCGCCAGCGGCGCCATCGCCGCGGACCTGACGGCAAAGGCAACGCCGGACGGCTACACGCTGTATTTCGTGGCCAGCCCCACCATGACCATGACGCCGCTGATCCAGAAGTCGGTGAACTTCAATCCCACCAAGGATTTCACCTATATCGGCCTGATCACCGACTACACCAACGTGCTGCTGATCAACAAGGATTTCCCCGCCAAGGATGTCACCGAGCTGGTCGAGTACGCGCGCAAGCATCCGGAAGGCGTCAGCTTCGGCTCGGCCGGCGTGGGCGCGTCCAACCATTTGTCCGCCGAGCTGCTCGCGCAGATGGGCGGGGTGAAGATGCTGCACGTACCCTACAAAGGCAACTCGCCGGCGATGGCCGATGTGATCGGTGGCAAGGTGACCTTCATGTTCGACATCACCGGCACTGCCATCGGCCATATCCAGGGGGGCAAGGTGCGCGCGCTGGCGGTGACGTCGAAGACGCGCAACGCGGCGCTGCCGACCGTGCCGACCATGATCGAGTCCGGCATGAAGAACTATGACCTGACCGGCTGGTACGCGCTGATCGGCCCGCAGAAACTGCCCGCCGATGTGGTGGACAAGCTGGTCAAGGCGCAGAAGTCGATCGGCGACGATCCTGCCTTCAAGCAGCGCATGACGCAGGGCGGCTACGATCTCGATATCACTGGCCCGAAACCGCTGGGCGAGCGCATTCAGCGCGAACTGAAGCTGTGGGGCGGGGTGGTGAAGACGGCGAATATCCAGGTGGATTGA
- a CDS encoding MaoC family dehydratase, with protein sequence MTIQPSTANPEATRFDPRGHRMCEQRYFEDFVPGERFVLPSRTMTEALFAAFQLASGDNHPVHYDAEYCRAHGMPHMLAHGYQVLIQTAAGAGLFPHMVEESLKGFLDQSSRFLHPVYVGDTLYSTLEVSELAPNRTTGVLTLRSTVHNQHGVLVLDGLQRYLLRKRAPGA encoded by the coding sequence ATGACCATCCAGCCATCCACAGCGAACCCCGAAGCGACCCGCTTCGACCCGCGCGGCCACCGCATGTGCGAACAACGTTATTTCGAGGATTTTGTGCCCGGTGAACGCTTTGTGCTGCCCTCGCGCACCATGACCGAGGCATTGTTCGCCGCCTTCCAGCTGGCCAGCGGCGACAACCACCCGGTGCATTACGACGCAGAGTACTGCCGCGCCCACGGCATGCCGCACATGCTGGCGCACGGCTACCAGGTGCTGATCCAGACGGCGGCGGGCGCCGGCCTGTTCCCGCATATGGTGGAGGAATCGCTGAAGGGGTTTCTCGACCAGAGCAGCCGTTTCCTGCATCCGGTCTACGTGGGCGATACGCTGTACAGCACGCTGGAAGTCAGCGAACTCGCGCCGAACCGCACCACCGGCGTGCTGACCTTGCGCTCGACGGTGCATAACCAGCACGGCGTGCTGGTGCTCGACGGCTTGCAGCGTTACCTGCTGCGCAAGCGCGCACCGGGCGCCTGA
- a CDS encoding tripartite tricarboxylate transporter substrate binding protein, producing the protein MHRWTIRCTRWLALCGWLAATASAFAAYPDKPVRLVVPFPPGGATDLLAREVSHALSVRLGQSVVIENRPGAGGNIAAVAVARAPADGYTLLFGTFGSLAVNKSLYDKPGYDPLKDFAPVASVAYLPNVLVVHPSVPARNVAELLALARREPGKLTYGSFGNGSSSHLAGELFTHMAGVRIDHVPYKGSAPAMTDLIGGRLTMMFDSISTALPYVRDGRVRALAVTTAKPSEQLPGVPTLAAAGVPGYELTAWFGVVAPANTPAAIVDRLNAEIVASLAQPELAARLASQGTVPFPSTPAQFGTYMRTQYQKWDGLIKSANIHLDQ; encoded by the coding sequence ATGCACCGCTGGACCATACGTTGCACCCGATGGCTTGCCCTATGCGGCTGGCTGGCGGCCACGGCGAGCGCATTCGCCGCCTATCCCGACAAGCCCGTCCGGCTGGTGGTGCCTTTCCCGCCGGGCGGCGCCACCGACCTGCTCGCGCGTGAAGTCAGCCATGCACTTTCCGTGCGGCTCGGCCAGTCGGTAGTGATCGAGAACCGGCCCGGCGCGGGCGGCAACATTGCCGCCGTGGCGGTGGCGCGCGCGCCGGCCGATGGCTATACCTTGCTGTTCGGCACCTTCGGCTCGCTGGCCGTCAACAAGAGCCTGTACGACAAGCCGGGCTACGACCCGCTCAAGGATTTCGCGCCGGTGGCCTCCGTGGCCTACCTGCCCAACGTGCTGGTGGTCCATCCCTCCGTCCCGGCCCGCAACGTGGCCGAGCTGCTGGCGCTTGCACGGCGCGAGCCCGGCAAGCTGACCTACGGCTCCTTTGGCAACGGCTCGTCGTCGCACCTGGCCGGCGAGCTCTTCACCCACATGGCGGGCGTGCGCATCGACCACGTGCCGTACAAGGGCAGCGCCCCGGCCATGACGGACCTGATCGGCGGGCGCCTGACCATGATGTTCGACAGCATCTCCACCGCCTTGCCATACGTGCGGGATGGCCGCGTGCGCGCGCTGGCGGTGACCACCGCCAAGCCGTCCGAGCAGCTGCCCGGCGTGCCGACGCTGGCCGCTGCCGGTGTGCCCGGCTATGAACTCACCGCGTGGTTCGGCGTAGTGGCGCCGGCCAATACCCCGGCCGCCATTGTCGATCGCCTCAATGCCGAGATCGTGGCGTCGCTCGCGCAGCCCGAGCTGGCGGCGCGGCTGGCCAGCCAGGGCACGGTGCCCTTTCCTTCGACGCCGGCGCAGTTCGGCACCTATATGCGCACCCAGTACCAGAAGTGGGACGGCCTGATCAAGTCAGCGAACATCCATCTGGATCAGTGA
- a CDS encoding FAS1-like dehydratase domain-containing protein produces the protein MTQLETLRTWIGRSESRTETLAPEPVIGLAATLDLDGDALARGPLPPLWHWLYFLPRAPQRELGQDGHPALGGFMPPVPLPRRMWAGGELDFHKPLRVGDTVTRTSTIRNVEHKSGRSGELWFVTVEHVLTVKGEVVLTERHDLVYRAMPEPGQPLPARARLAHQAQWQRQLRADPVMLFRFSALTFNGHRIHYDHDYVRDVEGYPGLVVHGPLQAMLTLDLLAREMPGATVRRFGFRGLAPIFDHDTVTVGGAADASTPGKIILWTGDDAGGQAMDAWAVVEH, from the coding sequence ATGACCCAACTCGAAACCCTGCGCACCTGGATCGGCCGCAGTGAAAGCCGCACCGAGACGCTCGCCCCGGAACCCGTGATCGGCCTCGCGGCCACGCTCGACCTCGACGGCGACGCGCTGGCGCGCGGCCCGCTGCCGCCGCTGTGGCATTGGCTCTACTTCCTGCCGCGCGCGCCCCAGCGCGAGCTTGGCCAGGACGGCCACCCGGCGCTGGGCGGCTTCATGCCGCCGGTGCCGCTGCCGCGCCGCATGTGGGCCGGCGGCGAACTGGATTTCCACAAGCCCCTGCGCGTGGGGGATACGGTGACGCGCACATCCACCATCCGCAATGTCGAGCACAAGAGCGGGCGCAGTGGAGAACTGTGGTTTGTCACCGTGGAGCATGTGCTCACCGTCAAGGGCGAGGTCGTGCTGACCGAGCGCCACGACCTAGTCTATCGCGCCATGCCGGAGCCGGGGCAGCCACTGCCCGCGCGCGCACGCCTGGCGCACCAGGCGCAATGGCAGCGCCAGTTGCGCGCCGACCCGGTGATGCTGTTCCGTTTCTCCGCGCTCACCTTCAATGGCCACCGCATCCACTACGACCACGACTACGTGCGCGACGTAGAAGGCTACCCCGGCCTGGTCGTGCACGGCCCGCTGCAGGCGATGCTCACGCTGGACCTGCTGGCGCGCGAGATGCCCGGCGCCACGGTGCGCCGTTTCGGGTTCCGCGGGCTGGCCCCGATATTCGATCACGACACGGTGACGGTGGGCGGCGCGGCCGATGCCAGCACGCCAGGCAAGATCATCTTGTGGACCGGCGACGATGCCGGGGGCCAGGCGATGGACGCATGGGCCGTGGTTGAGCACTGA